The Hymenobacter chitinivorans DSM 11115 genome window below encodes:
- a CDS encoding M28 family metallopeptidase: MKKISSPLASLLPTLTGLLLVSSLVSSCARRPIAATAPPAFAAIQEAELRQDLFELASDSMRGRRAGTPDELRAAVWVAERARKIGLEPAGDNGTYFQFYQLRRTTVSADTRLQLNGQPLRLWQDAWVTAPVEAHLNAPVVWLNSMADTTGRNLRGKVVAMKLLAPVPLPAPKMSLWGYRYILAALAKQSAALRTKGVAAILLVANATAEPQLGFVGHRYQDGLYQLPSMPVAAPAVPVILLRQAAQEYFSLGTATLKADLGMETFEYPSVNVIARAPGADLTLAKENVLFSGHHDHDGIGTPVAGDSIWNGADDNATVSVAMLAIGRAWKKRPGQRSALFVWHGAEERGLLGSRYYAENPTVAKSSIVAVLNGDMIGRNAPDSAALLGSTGPHRNSTALVDMALKANQQFTKFSLDTSWDSPDHPEGWYFRSDHVPYVRAGIPGLFFTTLLHPDYHTPRDEASRIDIAKLARMTRWMYATGWAVANTPQRVTVDPGAKLER; the protein is encoded by the coding sequence GTGAAAAAAATCTCCTCGCCGCTGGCCTCCCTGTTGCCCACCCTGACCGGTTTGTTGCTGGTGAGCAGCCTGGTTAGTAGCTGCGCTCGCCGGCCCATTGCGGCCACTGCGCCCCCGGCCTTTGCCGCCATCCAGGAAGCCGAGCTGCGCCAGGACCTCTTTGAGTTGGCCAGCGACAGTATGCGGGGCCGCCGCGCCGGCACCCCCGACGAGCTGCGCGCCGCCGTGTGGGTGGCCGAGCGGGCCCGCAAAATCGGCCTGGAGCCGGCCGGCGACAATGGCACCTACTTCCAGTTTTACCAATTGCGCCGCACCACCGTGTCGGCCGATACCCGTCTGCAGCTCAACGGCCAGCCCCTGCGCCTGTGGCAGGATGCCTGGGTGACGGCCCCGGTGGAAGCCCACCTGAACGCGCCGGTGGTATGGCTCAACAGCATGGCCGATACCACCGGCCGCAACCTGCGCGGTAAAGTGGTGGCCATGAAGCTGCTGGCCCCGGTGCCGCTGCCGGCGCCCAAGATGAGTTTGTGGGGCTACCGCTACATTCTGGCGGCTCTGGCCAAGCAAAGCGCAGCCCTGCGCACCAAGGGCGTAGCGGCCATTCTGCTGGTGGCCAATGCCACGGCCGAGCCCCAGCTGGGCTTCGTGGGCCACCGCTACCAGGACGGTCTGTACCAGTTGCCCTCCATGCCCGTGGCCGCGCCCGCCGTGCCGGTTATTCTGCTGCGGCAGGCGGCCCAGGAGTATTTTTCGCTGGGCACGGCTACGCTCAAGGCTGATTTGGGCATGGAAACCTTCGAGTATCCGTCGGTCAACGTTATTGCCCGGGCTCCGGGAGCCGACCTAACTCTGGCCAAGGAAAACGTGCTCTTCAGCGGCCACCACGACCACGACGGCATCGGGACGCCCGTGGCCGGCGACTCCATCTGGAACGGGGCCGACGACAACGCCACGGTGAGCGTGGCCATGCTGGCCATCGGCAGGGCCTGGAAAAAGCGGCCCGGCCAACGCTCGGCGCTGTTTGTGTGGCACGGGGCTGAAGAGCGGGGTTTGCTGGGCTCGCGCTACTACGCCGAAAACCCGACCGTGGCCAAGTCGTCCATCGTAGCGGTGCTCAACGGCGACATGATCGGGCGTAACGCCCCGGATTCGGCGGCCCTACTGGGCTCCACGGGGCCCCACCGCAACTCTACGGCCCTGGTTGACATGGCTTTGAAAGCCAACCAGCAGTTTACCAAGTTCAGCCTCGACACGTCCTGGGACAGCCCCGACCACCCCGAGGGCTGGTACTTCCGCAGTGACCATGTGCCCTACGTGCGGGCGGGCATCCCGGGCCTGTTCTTCACCACCCTGCTGCACCCCGACTACCACACGCCCCGCGACGAGGCCTCCCGCATCGATATTGCCAAGCTGGCCCGCATGACGCGCTGGATGTACGCCACCGGCTGGGCCGTAGCCAACACGCCCCAGCGCGTGACGGTAGACCCTGGCGCCAAGCTGGAGCGGTAA
- a CDS encoding GNAT family N-acetyltransferase codes for MNPTFTITSATAADVPALVAFVNSVYRGETSRQGWTTEAHLLDGPRIDAESLAEMLTAQGATLLMARNAAGALVGSVYLQQQPAGTMYLGMLSVDATRQGGGIGKYLLGAADDYARAQGCSRMKITVISVRHELLAWYERQGYRRTGAVVPFPDNPRFGIPRQPLELLVLEKEL; via the coding sequence ATGAACCCCACGTTTACCATTACTTCGGCCACGGCCGCCGACGTGCCCGCCCTGGTGGCCTTCGTCAACAGCGTGTACCGCGGCGAAACTTCCCGGCAGGGCTGGACCACCGAAGCCCACCTGCTCGACGGCCCGCGTATCGACGCCGAATCGTTGGCGGAAATGCTGACGGCCCAGGGCGCTACCTTGCTGATGGCCCGCAACGCGGCCGGGGCACTGGTCGGCTCGGTGTACTTGCAGCAGCAGCCGGCCGGCACTATGTATCTGGGCATGCTCTCCGTGGACGCCACGCGGCAGGGCGGGGGCATTGGCAAATACCTGCTCGGGGCCGCCGACGACTACGCCCGGGCCCAGGGCTGTAGCCGAATGAAAATCACGGTTATATCGGTGCGCCACGAGCTGCTGGCGTGGTACGAGCGCCAAGGCTACCGCCGCACCGGCGCCGTAGTACCCTTCCCCGACAATCCCCGGTTTGGAATTCCGCGCCAGCCGCTGGAGCTGTTGGTACTGGAAAAAGAGCTCTAG
- a CDS encoding tetratricopeptide repeat protein — MRKLLPILFLGYCTFFSGWSRAQSPQTAGLRAALSQARHDTTRVLLLADLSASFRYSRFDSVLWYARQGLQLARRIGYAKGEGRCLSRLGILTSERGNLPQALRIDLQALQLHEQSHDPEATARTLNQMGLLYHALEDYRPALSYFFRAKRIYEQGFGDDSQLISVLTNLGASYEGRHQLDSAAYFLNRAYDLTRRSRTVHQSCWGNPRPYVLRELGLLQASLGRPVQALAYYRRSAQAAFPENDRRSACRAYQYMAELYHQRQQPDSSVYYARKALALGQSLPFIIGVVRTSQLLTEAFQRQQRTDSTLKYMRIMLQAEDSLYNPQRIKQLDAIGFAEQQRLRELEQERTQFEARNRLYILAAVLGSLLLLALLLWRNNRLQQRANARLSALNQEITDQRDSLGRMLHELKITQSQLVLREKMASLGELMAGVAHEIQTPVNNMRDLAGISVDLVDSLRRELVKPEAVEEPDAVADNLQTLGQYQQSIVRSSQRAASIVSGMLEYSRSSPGPHQATDVNAFVEDYLRLTYHDTRAKNRSFYAALLPTLDPAVGSLSIIRHDLGRALISLFTNAFYAVQQRQRLGQEGYIPQVAVSTRKVDSHIEIRVRDNGLGIAPELLPNVFERFFTTKAPEAGTGLGLALSYDLITKGHGGTLTVESQQGEYTEFIITLPVAAQPSFAGLAAPPAAR; from the coding sequence ATGCGGAAACTACTTCCCATACTATTTTTAGGGTATTGCACTTTCTTCAGCGGGTGGTCCCGGGCCCAAAGTCCGCAGACGGCCGGCCTGCGCGCAGCCCTCAGCCAGGCCCGGCACGATACCACCCGGGTGCTGCTGCTGGCCGACCTGAGCGCCTCTTTCCGCTATTCTCGCTTCGATTCGGTGCTGTGGTACGCCCGGCAGGGCTTGCAGCTGGCCCGCCGCATCGGCTACGCCAAAGGCGAGGGCCGCTGCCTCTCGCGCCTGGGTATTCTGACCAGTGAGCGGGGCAATCTGCCCCAGGCCCTGCGCATCGACTTGCAGGCCCTGCAGCTGCACGAGCAAAGCCACGACCCCGAAGCCACGGCCCGCACCCTCAACCAGATGGGCCTGCTTTACCACGCCCTGGAAGACTACCGCCCGGCCCTGTCGTACTTCTTCCGGGCTAAAAGGATTTATGAGCAGGGCTTCGGCGACGATTCCCAGCTCATCAGCGTGCTGACCAACCTGGGCGCCAGCTACGAGGGCCGCCACCAGCTCGACTCGGCCGCCTACTTTCTGAACCGGGCCTACGACCTGACGCGCCGCTCCCGCACCGTGCACCAAAGCTGCTGGGGCAACCCGCGACCCTACGTGCTGCGCGAGCTGGGTTTGCTGCAGGCTTCGCTGGGCCGGCCGGTCCAGGCCCTGGCCTACTACCGGCGCAGCGCCCAGGCCGCCTTCCCGGAAAACGACCGGCGCAGCGCCTGCCGGGCCTACCAGTACATGGCCGAGCTTTACCACCAGCGCCAACAGCCCGATTCGAGCGTGTACTACGCCCGTAAGGCCCTGGCCCTGGGCCAGTCGCTGCCGTTTATCATTGGGGTGGTGCGCACTAGCCAGCTGCTTACCGAAGCTTTCCAACGCCAGCAGCGCACCGACAGCACGCTCAAGTACATGCGCATTATGTTGCAGGCCGAAGACAGCCTCTACAACCCCCAGCGCATCAAGCAGCTCGACGCCATCGGCTTTGCCGAGCAGCAGCGCCTGCGGGAGCTGGAGCAGGAACGCACCCAGTTTGAGGCCCGCAACCGGCTCTACATTCTGGCCGCCGTGCTGGGCAGCCTTCTGCTGCTGGCCTTGCTCTTGTGGCGCAACAACCGCCTGCAGCAGCGCGCCAACGCCCGCCTGTCGGCCCTGAACCAGGAAATTACCGACCAGCGCGACAGTCTGGGCCGGATGCTGCACGAACTCAAAATTACCCAGAGCCAACTGGTGCTGCGCGAGAAAATGGCTTCCCTGGGTGAGCTGATGGCCGGTGTGGCCCACGAGATTCAGACGCCCGTCAACAACATGCGCGACCTGGCCGGCATCAGCGTTGACCTTGTGGACAGTCTGCGCCGGGAGCTGGTCAAACCCGAGGCGGTGGAAGAGCCCGACGCGGTGGCCGACAACCTGCAGACCCTGGGCCAGTACCAGCAAAGCATTGTGCGCTCCAGCCAGCGGGCGGCGTCCATCGTGAGCGGCATGCTGGAATACTCGCGCAGCAGCCCCGGCCCCCACCAGGCCACCGACGTCAACGCCTTTGTAGAGGACTATTTACGGCTGACTTACCACGATACCCGGGCCAAGAACCGCTCCTTTTACGCCGCCCTGCTGCCCACCCTGGACCCGGCCGTGGGCAGTCTGTCCATCATCCGCCACGACTTGGGCCGGGCCCTCATCAGCTTGTTTACCAATGCTTTCTACGCCGTGCAGCAGCGCCAGCGGCTGGGCCAAGAAGGCTATATTCCCCAGGTAGCCGTCAGCACCCGCAAAGTGGATAGTCACATCGAAATCCGGGTGCGCGACAATGGCCTGGGCATAGCGCCCGAGCTGCTGCCCAACGTGTTTGAGCGGTTTTTTACGACCAAAGCCCCCGAAGCCGGTACCGGCCTGGGCTTAGCCCTGAGCTACGACCTGATAACCAAGGGCCACGGCGGCACGCTCACCGTTGAAAGTCAGCAGGGTGAGTACACCGAGTTTATCATTACCCTGCCCGTAGCGGCCCAGCCCAGCTTCGCGGGGTTGGCCGCCCCGCCAGCAGCCCGCTAG
- a CDS encoding GLPGLI family protein gives MKKLFLLLSASTALLASARAQTSGQIQYEVTQKVDPSQMRVMVNGQEVKPGSPDFPSDISDVRTFPMTLSFAGGFAKEERQNGAVRTVVEGGPGAAPQTTNLGRPFEEAVYVNMAQNQLSTVLTVKKDNATTTYRTDAPFGKAADWQNTDQTKKIAGYTCRKATVPFKKETYTVWYTTELPFTYSPVKELLPEKGVVLALESSREQYRATKVNLKAVAEAEVKPTAQAQIVTAAQLQDLREKARADFRQRLFDQEQRGN, from the coding sequence ATGAAAAAGCTTTTCCTTTTGCTTAGCGCCAGCACGGCTCTGCTGGCCAGTGCCCGGGCCCAGACTTCGGGCCAGATTCAGTACGAAGTGACCCAGAAAGTTGACCCCTCGCAGATGCGGGTCATGGTAAACGGGCAGGAGGTGAAGCCCGGCAGCCCCGACTTCCCCAGTGACATTTCCGACGTGCGCACCTTCCCGATGACGCTGAGCTTTGCCGGCGGCTTTGCCAAGGAAGAGCGGCAAAACGGGGCCGTGCGCACGGTGGTGGAAGGCGGCCCGGGCGCGGCTCCGCAAACCACCAACCTGGGCCGGCCCTTTGAGGAAGCGGTGTACGTGAACATGGCCCAAAACCAGCTCAGCACCGTGCTGACCGTGAAAAAGGACAACGCCACGACCACCTACCGCACCGATGCGCCCTTCGGCAAAGCCGCCGACTGGCAAAATACCGACCAGACCAAGAAAATTGCCGGCTACACCTGCCGCAAGGCCACGGTGCCCTTCAAAAAGGAAACCTACACCGTGTGGTACACCACCGAGCTGCCGTTTACCTACTCGCCGGTGAAGGAACTGCTGCCCGAAAAAGGGGTGGTGCTGGCCCTGGAAAGCTCCCGGGAGCAGTACCGGGCCACGAAGGTGAATCTGAAAGCCGTGGCCGAAGCCGAAGTGAAGCCCACCGCCCAAGCTCAAATCGTAACGGCCGCCCAGCTGCAGGATTTGCGCGAAAAAGCCCGGGCCGACTTCCGCCAGCGCCTCTTCGACCAGGAGCAGCGCGGCAACTAG
- a CDS encoding response regulator transcription factor, with protein sequence MPTILLIEDEAALALIVKDSLEMRGFTVEYAADGEEGLRRFQARTPDIVVADVMMPKLDGFTLARQIRARDQAVPIIFLTARSQTADVVQGFELGGNDYLKKPFSMDELIVRINAQLSRQPTAAVAPAGPLPIGRYRFDYPKQKLALDGGPSADLSNREAELLKRLYDQRNQVLERNTVLKELWGDDSFFNGRSLDVFITRLRRHVKDDPQVQILNIRGIGYKLIV encoded by the coding sequence ATGCCTACCATTCTGCTCATTGAAGATGAAGCCGCGCTGGCGCTGATTGTGAAAGACAGCCTGGAAATGCGCGGTTTCACGGTGGAGTACGCCGCCGACGGGGAAGAAGGCCTGCGCAGGTTTCAGGCCCGCACCCCCGACATTGTGGTGGCCGATGTGATGATGCCCAAGCTCGACGGCTTTACCCTGGCCCGCCAGATCCGGGCCCGGGACCAAGCCGTGCCCATCATCTTTCTGACGGCCCGCTCCCAGACTGCCGACGTGGTGCAGGGCTTCGAGCTGGGGGGCAACGACTACCTGAAAAAGCCCTTCAGCATGGACGAGCTCATCGTGCGTATCAACGCCCAGCTGAGCCGGCAACCTACCGCGGCCGTTGCTCCGGCCGGCCCGCTGCCCATCGGCCGCTACCGCTTCGACTATCCCAAGCAGAAGCTGGCCCTCGACGGGGGGCCCAGCGCCGACCTCTCCAACCGCGAAGCCGAGCTGCTCAAGCGCCTCTACGACCAGCGCAACCAGGTGCTGGAACGCAATACGGTGCTAAAAGAGCTCTGGGGCGACGACAGTTTCTTCAACGGCCGCAGCCTCGACGTATTTATTACCCGCCTGCGCCGCCACGTCAAGGACGACCCTCAGGTTCAGATTCTCAACATCCGCGGCATCGGCTACAAGCTGATTGTCTGA
- a CDS encoding outer membrane beta-barrel protein — protein sequence MRLFLLLLLAALLAGPPARAQKAPAGKGTITGTVLDSVSGKVLREASVSLLAARDSSYLTFTITNGDGQFGLRNVAPGSYQVLITFLGYKSRLVPVRLTEADPTVALGGLALRAQSHTLGEVVVEQERAPVAVQGDTLAFSARAFKTQPNAAVEALLKKLPGVEVDRAGNIRAQGQAVSRVLVDGKPFFGDDPKMATRNLPADIIDQVQLYSQRSDQAAFSGIDDGNQQRTLNLVTKRDKRRGYFGTNGAGAGTDGRYQARLGLNRFNNGRQLSALGMANNLNQQGFSDNGGPASASFGPPANGPGGGTARVRTGGSRATDSDNEQPDNILESGAVGLNYRDAWGKRAEVATSYLGSRTRVLTDQQSRRQNATTQPDEPTETAAPLLTDQQVSARETTPGHRFNLRLDYTFDSLTTVRVTPFAAWQRPKEQRQSAQQTFRAGQLLNQGQVSYQASTPTWSGANNLLLMRRFPTAGRTFSLNLNTTLNDQREQTTNQATNTLYAAAGTARSSSLDQQIRDNTSGLTNALNLSWTEPLSLTRKLEGHYNLSATQDRADRAVRDYAEATGHYDALNPALSNKFTSQFWAQRAGLLLQTRRLRYTYSLGLDAQESGLRGQNQTADSLFSRRFHHVLPNALLSYNGSQSRTLRLNYRTRLNAPPAAQLQPVADNSNPLNMQVGNPALRPEYVHALVGSFSQFNARTNRSLFVRLDAAQVQDRIVTSTTFSASGVQTTRPVNADGYRALNGFLAWGQRLAAHKVNLNLTTNAGLTRSRSFVNEAPNLARTWSLGQGLSLNSTYNDRLEFGLSGNLTYQQARYSLLPRQNTAYFTQTLTADVFYQLPGHFIVTSDIWFVNNSGRAAGYNQRVGLWNVGLTKQFLANQQAELKLQVYDLLNQNRSVVRNVTDTYLEDVRSRVLTRYLLLSFTYNLRKFGV from the coding sequence ATGCGCCTGTTCCTACTTTTGCTGCTGGCCGCGCTCCTGGCCGGCCCGCCCGCCCGCGCCCAGAAAGCCCCGGCCGGCAAAGGCACCATCACCGGTACCGTCCTGGATTCGGTGAGCGGCAAGGTGCTGCGCGAGGCCTCGGTGTCGTTGCTGGCTGCCCGCGACTCATCCTATCTGACCTTTACCATTACCAACGGCGACGGGCAGTTTGGGCTGCGCAACGTGGCCCCGGGCTCCTACCAAGTGCTCATCACGTTTCTGGGCTACAAAAGCCGGCTGGTGCCCGTGCGCCTGACCGAGGCCGACCCCACGGTGGCCCTGGGCGGGCTGGCGCTACGGGCTCAGTCGCACACGCTGGGCGAGGTGGTGGTGGAGCAGGAACGGGCGCCGGTGGCGGTGCAGGGCGACACGCTGGCCTTCAGCGCCCGGGCCTTCAAAACCCAGCCCAACGCCGCCGTGGAGGCGTTGCTCAAGAAGCTGCCGGGCGTGGAAGTCGACCGGGCCGGCAACATCCGGGCCCAGGGCCAGGCCGTGAGCCGGGTGCTGGTCGATGGCAAGCCCTTCTTCGGCGACGACCCGAAAATGGCCACCCGCAACCTGCCCGCCGACATCATCGACCAGGTGCAGCTCTACAGTCAGCGCAGCGACCAGGCCGCTTTTTCGGGCATCGATGACGGCAACCAGCAGCGCACCCTGAACCTGGTAACCAAGCGCGACAAGCGCCGGGGCTACTTCGGCACCAACGGCGCCGGGGCGGGCACCGACGGCCGCTACCAGGCCCGGCTGGGGCTAAACCGCTTCAACAACGGCCGGCAGCTCTCGGCCCTGGGCATGGCCAACAACCTCAACCAGCAGGGCTTTTCCGACAACGGCGGGCCGGCCTCGGCTTCCTTTGGGCCGCCCGCCAACGGGCCCGGCGGCGGTACGGCCCGCGTCCGGACCGGCGGCAGCCGCGCTACCGATTCCGACAACGAGCAGCCCGACAACATCCTCGAATCGGGGGCGGTGGGGCTCAACTACCGCGACGCCTGGGGTAAGCGGGCCGAAGTGGCCACCAGCTACCTGGGCAGCCGCACCCGGGTGCTGACCGACCAGCAGAGCCGGCGCCAGAACGCCACCACCCAGCCCGACGAGCCCACCGAAACGGCGGCCCCGCTGCTAACCGACCAGCAAGTATCGGCCCGCGAAACCACGCCCGGCCACCGCTTCAACCTGCGCCTCGACTACACTTTCGACTCGTTGACGACGGTGCGCGTCACGCCCTTTGCAGCCTGGCAGCGGCCCAAGGAGCAGCGCCAGAGCGCGCAGCAAACCTTCCGGGCCGGGCAATTGCTCAACCAGGGCCAGGTAAGCTACCAAGCCAGCACGCCTACCTGGAGCGGGGCCAACAACCTGCTGCTCATGCGCCGCTTCCCAACTGCCGGCCGCACGTTTTCCCTGAACCTGAACACGACCCTGAACGACCAGCGCGAACAAACCACCAACCAGGCCACCAACACGCTCTATGCCGCCGCCGGCACCGCCCGCAGTAGCAGCCTCGACCAGCAAATCCGGGACAACACCAGCGGGCTGACCAACGCGCTGAACCTGTCGTGGACCGAGCCCCTGTCGTTGACCCGCAAGCTGGAAGGCCACTACAACCTGAGCGCCACCCAGGACCGCGCCGACCGCGCCGTGCGTGACTACGCCGAAGCTACCGGCCACTACGACGCGCTGAACCCGGCCCTGAGCAACAAGTTTACCAGCCAGTTTTGGGCCCAGCGGGCCGGGCTGCTGCTCCAGACGCGCCGCCTGCGCTACACCTACAGCCTGGGCCTCGACGCCCAGGAGTCGGGGCTGCGCGGGCAGAACCAGACAGCCGACAGCCTCTTCAGCCGCCGTTTTCACCATGTGCTGCCCAACGCCCTGCTTAGCTACAACGGCAGCCAGAGCCGCACGCTGCGCCTGAACTACCGCACCCGCCTCAACGCGCCCCCGGCCGCCCAGCTCCAGCCCGTGGCCGACAACTCCAACCCACTGAATATGCAGGTGGGCAACCCCGCGCTGCGGCCCGAGTACGTGCACGCCCTGGTCGGGTCCTTTTCGCAGTTCAACGCCCGCACCAACCGCAGCCTGTTTGTGCGCCTCGACGCGGCCCAGGTCCAGGACCGGATTGTGACTTCCACCACCTTCAGCGCCAGCGGGGTGCAAACCACCCGGCCCGTGAATGCCGACGGCTACCGGGCCCTGAACGGCTTTCTGGCCTGGGGGCAGCGCCTGGCCGCACACAAAGTGAATCTGAACCTGACCACCAACGCCGGCCTGACCCGCAGCCGCAGCTTCGTGAACGAGGCCCCGAACCTGGCCCGCACCTGGAGCCTGGGTCAGGGCCTGAGCCTGAACTCGACCTACAACGACCGGCTGGAATTTGGCCTCAGCGGCAACCTGACCTACCAGCAGGCCCGCTACTCCCTGCTGCCCCGCCAGAACACGGCCTACTTCACCCAGACCCTCACGGCCGACGTGTTTTACCAGTTGCCCGGCCACTTTATCGTAACGTCCGATATCTGGTTTGTAAACAACTCGGGCCGGGCCGCGGGCTACAACCAGCGCGTGGGCCTATGGAACGTGGGCCTGACCAAGCAGTTTTTGGCCAATCAGCAGGCCGAGCTCAAGCTGCAGGTCTATGATTTGCTCAACCAAAACCGCAGCGTGGTGCGCAACGTGACGGACACCTACCTCGAAGACGTGCGCAGCCGGGTGCTGACGCGCTACCTGCTCTTAAGTTTTACTTACAACCTGCGTAAGTTTGGGGTGTAG
- a CDS encoding ABC transporter ATP-binding protein, with protein MPADLAPAIRVAHVRKQYGTHAVVQDVSFALAPGETLVLLGPSGCGKTTLLKMLNRLVEPDAGLVEINGRDVRQQPAAALRRGLGYVIQQVGLLPHYTVAENIGVVPRLLGQPEAQVEARTATLLTRLHLPPARYARQYPHQLSGGQQQRVGLARALAADPPIILLDEPFGALDPITRASIRREFRELEELRQKTVVLVTHDVTEAFELADRILLLHQGQVQQLGTPRELLLQPATDFVRRFFAAERLALQLRVFTLADLQPYLQPTAALLPAMDTTVHEALENLTSGAQMQYSFDVAQLMAAFGRAVQDAESAWKL; from the coding sequence ATGCCCGCCGACCTTGCTCCCGCCATCCGCGTTGCCCACGTCCGCAAGCAGTACGGGACCCATGCGGTGGTACAGGACGTGTCGTTTGCCCTGGCACCCGGCGAAACCCTGGTGCTACTCGGGCCCAGCGGCTGCGGCAAAACGACCCTGCTCAAGATGCTCAACCGCCTGGTGGAGCCCGACGCGGGCCTGGTCGAAATCAATGGGCGCGACGTGCGCCAGCAGCCGGCCGCCGCGCTGCGCCGGGGCCTGGGCTACGTAATTCAGCAGGTGGGTTTGCTGCCCCACTACACCGTGGCCGAGAATATTGGGGTGGTGCCCCGCCTGCTGGGCCAGCCCGAGGCCCAGGTCGAAGCACGCACGGCGACCCTGCTTACCCGCCTGCACTTGCCGCCCGCGCGCTACGCCCGGCAGTATCCGCACCAGCTCAGCGGCGGGCAGCAGCAGCGCGTGGGCCTGGCCCGGGCCCTGGCCGCCGACCCGCCCATCATCCTGCTCGACGAGCCTTTCGGCGCCCTCGACCCCATCACCCGGGCCAGCATCCGGCGGGAGTTTCGGGAGCTGGAGGAGCTGCGCCAGAAAACGGTGGTGCTCGTGACCCACGACGTGACCGAAGCCTTCGAGCTGGCCGACCGGATTCTGCTGCTCCACCAAGGCCAGGTGCAGCAGCTGGGCACCCCGCGGGAGCTGCTGCTGCAACCTGCCACCGACTTCGTGCGCCGGTTTTTTGCCGCCGAGCGACTGGCCTTGCAGCTGCGCGTGTTCACCCTGGCCGATTTGCAGCCCTACCTGCAGCCCACTGCCGCGCTGCTGCCGGCAATGGACACGACGGTACACGAGGCCCTGGAAAACCTGACCAGCGGTGCCCAGATGCAATATTCTTTTGATGTAGCCCAGCTCATGGCGGCCTTTGGGCGGGCCGTGCAAGACGCCGAATCCGCATGGAAACTCTAA
- a CDS encoding sensor histidine kinase, protein MKRRIRSIFWLMTLCILGINGFQAYWLYTTYQLTNTQLERTAREALRTVLQQQQLRQARDLLPAGPGKKPVRVILRQFGEGDTADQLELTTTRQTTTTDGALQTVSVQRELRRRPGRGPLPAADTLARNLTRLLLHDWSDKRPVNLAQLSRAYRAELRLRQADAPFTLDTLTIRPRAEARSGVQLVRFAQQAPRAGRAFRTPPLLLNPVRDQYVQASFAAPTSYVLRRMGGLLAGSVLLLGLTTGCFGLMLTTILRQKKLSEVKNDFINNMTHELKTPLATVSAAVEALQHFGALHDPAKTEKYLAISRQELQRLSDLVEKVLHIAVEERQTLELHPEPVQPVELVQELVARHQLRAPKPVHFQVSMPGAVPVCFDRLHVGNVISNLIDNAIKYSREQVTIGIRGEAEGQGWRLTVTDDGIGIPRTYQEAVFDQFFRVPTGNLHAVKGFGLGLYYVRQVVERHGGRIEVRSEPGQGSEFSFWLPA, encoded by the coding sequence ATGAAACGGCGCATCCGCTCCATCTTCTGGCTTATGACGCTCTGCATTCTGGGCATCAACGGCTTCCAGGCGTACTGGCTCTACACTACGTATCAGCTCACCAATACCCAGCTGGAGCGCACCGCCCGGGAGGCCCTGCGCACCGTGCTCCAGCAGCAGCAGCTGCGCCAAGCCCGGGACTTGCTGCCCGCCGGCCCCGGCAAAAAGCCCGTCCGCGTGATTCTGCGCCAGTTTGGCGAAGGCGACACCGCCGACCAGCTGGAACTGACCACCACCCGCCAAACCACCACTACCGACGGCGCGCTGCAAACCGTGAGCGTGCAGCGGGAGCTGCGCCGCCGGCCCGGTCGGGGCCCACTGCCCGCCGCCGACACCCTGGCCCGCAACCTGACCCGGCTGCTGCTCCACGACTGGTCCGACAAGCGCCCCGTAAATCTGGCCCAGCTCAGCCGTGCCTACCGTGCCGAGCTGCGCCTGCGTCAGGCCGATGCACCCTTCACCCTCGATACGCTCACCATCCGGCCCCGGGCCGAGGCGCGCAGCGGCGTGCAGCTCGTGCGCTTTGCCCAGCAGGCGCCGCGGGCGGGCCGGGCTTTCCGTACGCCGCCGCTGCTGCTCAACCCCGTGCGCGACCAGTACGTGCAGGCTTCGTTTGCGGCCCCAACGTCGTACGTGCTGCGCCGCATGGGCGGACTACTGGCCGGCTCGGTGCTGCTGCTGGGCCTCACCACCGGCTGCTTTGGCCTGATGCTGACTACGATTCTGCGGCAGAAGAAGCTCTCCGAAGTCAAGAACGACTTTATCAACAACATGACCCACGAGCTCAAAACGCCCCTGGCCACGGTGTCGGCGGCGGTGGAGGCGCTGCAGCACTTCGGCGCCCTCCACGACCCCGCGAAGACCGAAAAGTACCTGGCCATTTCGCGGCAGGAACTCCAGCGCCTCTCCGATTTGGTGGAAAAAGTGCTCCACATTGCCGTGGAAGAACGCCAGACCCTGGAGCTCCACCCCGAGCCGGTGCAGCCCGTCGAGCTGGTGCAGGAGCTCGTAGCCCGCCACCAGCTGCGGGCCCCCAAACCGGTGCATTTTCAGGTGAGCATGCCCGGCGCCGTCCCCGTCTGCTTCGATAGGCTCCACGTCGGCAACGTCATCAGCAACCTCATCGACAACGCCATCAAGTATTCCCGCGAGCAGGTCACCATCGGTATCCGGGGCGAGGCCGAAGGTCAGGGCTGGCGCCTCACCGTCACCGACGACGGCATCGGCATTCCCCGCACCTACCAGGAGGCTGTTTTCGACCAGTTTTTTCGGGTGCCTACCGGCAATCTGCACGCCGTCAAGGGCTTCGGGCTGGGTTTGTACTACGTGCGCCAGGTAGTGGAGCGCCACGGCGGCCGCATCGAGGTGCGCAGCGAGCCTGGCCAAGGCAGCGAGTTTTCCTTCTGGCTGCCCGCCTAA